One Helianthus annuus cultivar XRQ/B chromosome 12, HanXRQr2.0-SUNRISE, whole genome shotgun sequence genomic region harbors:
- the LOC110901011 gene encoding uncharacterized protein LOC110901011, with amino-acid sequence MVVENKREPVSAWAKVVTGIHGRHNASFNQHLIPLKKSVPGVWKDIGSIELALSKIGINIKDKIVHDETVWRWHEDPTGSFSIKHVRKDIEKAMLQESNDGYVYGWNNWATPKANYLLWRALLGKITSKVGLIHRGINLGDSLCPRCGLHDECPNHIFANCLWANCVWWNILTWVRISFINCDNLKDLIIYITQSPGDKVWKKAVYMIAIGTVWRIWWPRNEKLFKDNFIRINRLVELIKEDAYLWISNRSKLKSIKWESRKVFDILEVM; translated from the coding sequence ATGGTGGTGGAGAATAAAAGAGAACCCGTTTCAGCTTGGGCCAAAGTCGTTACAGGCATTCACGGGCGTCATAATGCTTCATTCAATCAGCATTTGATACCTTTAAAAAAATCGGTTCCTGGGGTGTGGAAAGACATTGGGTCCATCGAGTTGGCTCTTTCTAAGATTGGCATTAATATTAAAGATAAAATTGTACACGACGAAACGGTTTGGAGATGGCACGAAGATCCGACCGGCTCTTTCTCGATCAAGCACGTGAGAAAAGACATCGAGAAGGCAATGCTTCAGGAGTCGAACGATGGTTATGTTTATGGCTGGAATAATTGGGCGACACCGAAAGCGAATTATTTGTTATGGAGGGCTTTGTTGGGTAAGATCACCTCAAAGGTTGGGCTCATCCATAGGGGCATCAATCTTGGAGATAGTTTGTGCCCCCGATGCGGCCTACATGATGAATGTCCTAATCACATTTTTGCCAACTGTTTATGGGCTAATTGTGTGTGGTGGAATATATTAACTTGGGTAAGAATTAGCTTCATTAATTGTGATAATTTAAAAGATTTGATCATTTATATTACACAAAGCCCGGGAGATAAAGTTTGGAAAAAGGCCGTATATATGATCGCTATTGGTACTGTTTGGAGGATATGGTGGCCGAGAAATGAGAAACTTTTCAAAGATAACTTCATCCGGATTAATAGGTTGGTGGAGCTCATTAAAGAAGACGCGTATCTCTGGATAAGTAACCGGTCGAAGCTGAAGTCGATTAAATGGGAGAGCCGGAAGGTTTTTGACATATTAGAAGTTATGTAA